In one Trichlorobacter lovleyi SZ genomic region, the following are encoded:
- a CDS encoding sensor histidine kinase, with the protein MPRLSNIRLRFTFLYGAALIATVLLFSSGIYFFVQQMLIGQINNHLRKDLLTLTGYLHQDPNGLQKLAVMGPVHLFRVRDGNRPLAISLEWQKAGLDAVLSDGNPAPTPLTISNQEKQLYRIQSQLVTRGEHLYQIVVAHEKSSYRRTLNTLALIILLIMPVSIILSLAVGYLIAGRVLAPVTAITSKAQEISAENLSARLPVSTDSNEFSQLATIFNQTFSRLEGSFEQMRRFTSDASHELRTPLTAIRSIGETALQQQSGDPACRETIGSMLEETDRLVQTIESLLLLSRADGSTLQKEPAEIGELLADVVEFLSVLAEEKQQQILFERRTDFTIPADRCMLRRAFLNLVDNAIKYSPEQTTIQVALYRDSHDNTVVDVADNGPGIPDAEKERIFGRFYRLDNGRSREMGGTGLGLSITKAAVEAHGGLVTILDNPGGGALFRVIFPSAKQDS; encoded by the coding sequence ACATTCGCCTCCGCTTTACCTTCTTGTATGGCGCTGCCCTGATTGCAACGGTGCTGCTGTTCTCAAGCGGCATCTACTTTTTCGTCCAGCAGATGCTGATCGGGCAGATCAACAACCACCTGCGTAAAGATCTGCTGACCCTGACCGGCTATCTACATCAGGACCCGAACGGACTCCAGAAACTTGCCGTGATGGGACCGGTACATCTCTTCAGGGTGCGGGATGGCAATCGGCCTCTGGCAATATCACTGGAGTGGCAGAAGGCAGGGCTTGACGCCGTATTGAGTGACGGTAACCCGGCCCCAACACCGCTTACAATCAGCAATCAGGAAAAACAGTTGTACCGGATTCAAAGCCAGCTGGTCACCCGGGGTGAGCATCTCTACCAGATCGTGGTAGCCCATGAAAAGAGCAGCTACCGCCGCACCCTGAACACCCTGGCACTGATTATCCTGTTGATCATGCCGGTCTCAATTATCCTCTCCCTGGCGGTCGGTTATCTGATTGCAGGACGGGTACTGGCACCGGTGACAGCGATCACCTCAAAGGCACAGGAAATCAGCGCTGAAAACCTCTCGGCACGCCTTCCGGTCAGCACCGACAGCAATGAATTCAGTCAATTGGCAACGATTTTCAATCAGACCTTCAGCCGACTGGAAGGTTCATTTGAGCAAATGCGACGCTTTACCAGTGATGCCTCACATGAGCTACGCACGCCACTGACCGCCATACGCAGTATTGGCGAGACCGCCCTGCAGCAACAGTCTGGCGACCCGGCATGCCGCGAGACCATCGGCAGCATGCTGGAAGAGACCGACCGGCTGGTGCAGACCATTGAATCGCTGCTGCTGTTAAGCCGCGCCGACGGTTCTACCCTACAAAAAGAACCGGCAGAAATCGGCGAACTGCTGGCAGATGTGGTTGAATTCCTCTCGGTACTGGCTGAGGAGAAGCAGCAGCAGATCCTGTTTGAACGGCGTACGGACTTCACGATCCCTGCCGACCGTTGCATGCTCAGACGCGCCTTCCTGAATCTGGTGGATAACGCCATCAAGTACTCTCCGGAGCAGACCACCATTCAGGTTGCCCTGTACCGTGACAGCCATGACAACACCGTGGTGGACGTGGCCGATAACGGCCCAGGTATTCCTGACGCCGAAAAGGAACGGATCTTTGGCCGCTTTTACCGCCTCGATAACGGCAGATCCCGTGAAATGGGGGGCACCGGCCTGGGGCTCTCCATCACCAAGGCCGCTGTCGAAGCCCATGGCGGCCTGGTCACCATCCTTGATAATCCTGGCGGCGGCGCCCTGTTCCGGGTTATTTTCCCCTCAGCAAAACAAGACAGTTGA
- a CDS encoding ABC transporter permease: MTKNSLIHLDLLQLVYAYALILLSVSLARFRQIGQEQQMLWASLRMVVQLLAVGYLLQLVFTVRSPLLVILILLTMTGFSLQVIGSRIRQHMPHFYRIMGSSIIIGCGGVTFYFCLLVVGYSPWYDPRYLIPLAGMIIGNSMNGASLAAERLTAEMRERHDELETALCLGATARQAAEPALRTAYRAALIPTMNTMAATGIVALPGMMTGQILSGTEPMLAVRYQIAIMCAITASVAITAFLILLQGYRSYFTPADQLRQHNPLS; the protein is encoded by the coding sequence ATGACAAAGAACTCCCTGATACATCTTGATCTGCTGCAACTGGTCTATGCCTACGCCCTGATTCTGCTCTCGGTCAGCCTGGCCCGCTTCAGGCAGATCGGTCAGGAGCAACAGATGCTCTGGGCCTCGCTGCGGATGGTGGTGCAGCTGCTGGCTGTCGGCTACCTGTTACAGCTTGTCTTTACGGTCCGTTCGCCGCTGCTGGTGATCCTGATCCTGCTGACCATGACCGGCTTCTCGCTGCAGGTGATCGGTTCCCGTATCAGGCAGCATATGCCCCATTTTTACCGGATCATGGGCAGCTCCATCATCATCGGTTGCGGCGGAGTCACCTTTTACTTCTGTCTGCTGGTGGTGGGCTATTCTCCCTGGTATGACCCGCGCTACCTGATCCCCCTGGCCGGTATGATCATCGGCAACTCCATGAATGGCGCCAGTCTGGCAGCAGAACGGTTGACTGCCGAGATGCGGGAACGCCATGACGAGCTGGAGACGGCGCTCTGCCTTGGTGCCACCGCCCGACAGGCAGCGGAACCGGCCCTGCGTACCGCCTACCGGGCCGCCCTGATCCCCACCATGAACACCATGGCTGCCACCGGCATTGTGGCCCTGCCCGGCATGATGACCGGCCAGATCCTGTCCGGCACCGAACCGATGCTGGCCGTGCGCTACCAGATCGCCATCATGTGCGCTATTACCGCCAGCGTGGCCATCACCGCCTTCCTGATCCTGCTGCAGGGTTACCGCAGTTATTTCACTCCTGCTGACCAGTTGCGACAGCATAATCCCCTTTCTTGA
- a CDS encoding ABC transporter ATP-binding protein has translation MSALPPEPASVPLLQLEQIATARKGPQGQITPFLTGITCSCQAAALTALIGPSGGGKSSLIRLINRLEEPQQGRILLAGTDINEIPPPLLRQRVGMMLQKAHMFQGSVLDNLQQPFRYRKTALPGADDPHLLQCLSLARLSPDYLQRDARTLSGGEQQRVNLARALINRPEVLLLDEPTSALDRPTTDSLGQTLLEICRSERLAVIMVTHDLRLARRISDQTIYLEAGRIVEAGRTAELFHSPQSKALQGFLAEPAEEQ, from the coding sequence ATGAGCGCTCTCCCTCCAGAACCCGCATCCGTACCATTACTGCAGCTTGAACAGATTGCAACGGCCAGAAAGGGACCGCAGGGCCAGATCACGCCGTTTCTGACCGGCATTACCTGCTCATGTCAGGCAGCTGCACTGACTGCGCTGATCGGACCATCGGGGGGCGGCAAAAGCTCTTTGATCCGCCTGATCAACCGGCTGGAAGAACCGCAGCAGGGCCGTATCCTGCTGGCCGGGACGGATATCAACGAGATCCCCCCACCCCTGTTGCGACAACGGGTCGGCATGATGCTGCAAAAGGCCCATATGTTTCAGGGCAGCGTACTCGACAACCTGCAGCAGCCGTTCCGGTATCGCAAAACGGCGCTGCCCGGGGCTGATGACCCGCACCTGCTGCAGTGCCTCAGCCTGGCCCGCCTTTCACCCGACTACCTGCAACGGGATGCCCGTACCCTTTCCGGTGGCGAACAACAGCGGGTCAACCTGGCCCGGGCCCTGATCAACCGGCCGGAGGTGCTGCTGCTGGATGAACCGACCAGCGCCCTTGACCGCCCCACCACCGACAGCCTGGGCCAGACCCTGCTGGAAATCTGCCGTTCCGAGAGGCTGGCCGTAATCATGGTCACCCACGATCTGCGCCTGGCGCGGAGGATCAGCGACCAGACCATCTATCTTGAGGCCGGACGGATTGTGGAGGCGGGCAGAACGGCAGAATTGTTTCACTCCCCGCAGAGTAAAGCACTGCAAGGATTCCTCGCTGAACCGGCAGAGGAGCAGTAA
- a CDS encoding multiheme c-type cytochrome, with the protein MKKMMTLMLAGCVTLLAAQAFAADPKKEFVGSDTCKKCHAVEYKSWKETYHSKMVRPKKEAILKEAVERWATDGTNEGPTTSNVTKSKFSLDDVQYVVGSRWKQRYLVKNEQTGGLQFLNKQFNRYTGKWENYGNANDWNTNCGTCHTTGYRIMEYDEKFGKHGRTVKDSYSEMNVGCEACHGPGAKHIAAKGKDRKKTIFNPANADIKAQSKVCGYCHIRVENEKFMTAQGKPREDLPAPKVGDSYKAGDDWTTWYPQQAIIPGVHADQPANKEYAGDLKGLFKLDDHAKANGIYEEAKHHQQYQGFLQSKHYQSGTVSCITCHSPHAGKGKIKKVQKDACIKCHDKSVTVEKYMPNTGQTAGNLFVRSHTFPKNPRKGGAGAGDMAPPNYYE; encoded by the coding sequence ATGAAGAAGATGATGACACTGATGTTGGCAGGCTGCGTAACCCTGCTGGCGGCACAGGCGTTTGCCGCTGACCCCAAAAAGGAGTTTGTCGGCTCCGATACGTGTAAGAAATGCCATGCTGTCGAGTACAAGAGCTGGAAAGAGACCTACCACAGCAAGATGGTACGTCCCAAAAAAGAGGCAATTCTGAAGGAAGCCGTGGAACGCTGGGCAACTGACGGCACCAATGAAGGCCCCACCACCAGTAACGTAACCAAGAGCAAGTTCAGCCTTGATGATGTCCAGTATGTCGTCGGTTCACGCTGGAAACAGCGCTATCTGGTTAAAAACGAGCAGACCGGCGGACTGCAGTTCCTGAACAAGCAGTTCAACCGCTACACCGGCAAGTGGGAAAACTATGGCAACGCCAATGACTGGAACACCAACTGCGGCACCTGCCACACCACCGGCTACCGGATTATGGAGTATGACGAAAAATTCGGCAAGCATGGCCGGACGGTCAAGGATAGCTACAGCGAGATGAACGTCGGTTGCGAGGCCTGCCACGGTCCTGGCGCCAAGCATATCGCCGCCAAGGGTAAGGACAGGAAGAAGACCATCTTCAACCCGGCAAATGCCGACATCAAGGCCCAGTCCAAGGTCTGCGGCTACTGTCACATTCGCGTCGAAAACGAGAAGTTCATGACCGCCCAGGGCAAGCCCCGTGAAGACCTGCCGGCACCCAAGGTTGGAGACAGCTACAAGGCCGGCGACGACTGGACCACCTGGTATCCCCAACAGGCCATCATTCCCGGTGTGCATGCCGATCAGCCCGCCAACAAAGAGTATGCCGGCGACCTGAAGGGACTGTTCAAACTTGACGACCATGCCAAGGCCAATGGTATCTATGAAGAAGCCAAGCACCACCAGCAGTATCAAGGCTTCCTGCAGTCCAAGCACTACCAGAGCGGCACGGTTTCCTGCATCACCTGTCACTCCCCCCATGCCGGTAAAGGAAAGATCAAAAAGGTACAGAAGGATGCCTGCATCAAGTGCCATGACAAATCAGTAACCGTTGAGAAATACATGCCCAACACCGGTCAGACCGCCGGCAACCTGTTCGTCCGCTCCCACACCTTCCCGAAGAACCCGCGTAAGGGCGGTGCCGGCGCCGGCGATATGGCCCCACCAAACTACTACGAATAA